One Mesorhizobium sp. J428 DNA segment encodes these proteins:
- a CDS encoding penicillin-binding protein 2 — protein sequence MIKRLLASKPAAAPVASAGSIVVDARRKAGGRTKNRVLMTMAIFFGIYGVIAGRLVYLGLQEPGATVAPSVRGLAARPDIVDRNGEVLATDIKTASLYAEPKNIIDPDETLELLSTVLPDLEPEQTYNKLKSGSGFVWLKRQLSPKQQADIMALGLPGIGFRTETRRFYPGGETASHILGLVNIDNQGIAGLEKYIDSQGLADLRELGLATSGNLAPFRTTLDIRVQHIVRDEVKNALDRYHAIAAGAVVLNAKTGEIVAMASVPDFNPNNPVGAHDKDKFNRMTAGTFEMGSTIKSFTTAMALDSGKVNLQSRFDATRPITIGRQTIRDFHGKGRVLTVPEVFIYSSNIGSAREADVVGVEGHREFLHRMGLLDRMTIELPEVARPSEPKVWKKVHSITAAFGHGFSTTPLQTAVGAAALMNGGYLMNPTLLPRTEEQAKAGATKVVNDKTSADMRYLYLLNATAPGGSGKRATVPGYRVGGKTGTAEKVVNGRYSTNVRFNAFVAAFPMDDPQYIVLSIVDEPKPEKPGMGATAGLNAAPIVSNIIRRSASLLGVKPEFGQTNEALLVSSQ from the coding sequence ATGATCAAGCGTCTCTTGGCCTCCAAGCCTGCCGCCGCGCCAGTGGCTTCCGCCGGTTCGATCGTGGTCGATGCACGCCGCAAGGCCGGCGGACGGACGAAGAACCGCGTGCTGATGACGATGGCGATCTTCTTCGGCATCTACGGCGTGATCGCCGGCCGCCTCGTCTATCTCGGGCTGCAGGAGCCCGGCGCGACCGTGGCGCCGTCCGTGCGCGGCCTCGCCGCGCGCCCCGACATCGTCGACCGCAACGGCGAGGTGCTCGCGACCGACATCAAGACCGCGTCGCTCTATGCCGAGCCGAAGAACATCATCGACCCGGACGAGACGCTGGAGCTTCTCTCCACCGTCCTGCCGGACCTAGAGCCGGAGCAGACCTACAACAAGCTGAAGAGCGGTTCCGGCTTCGTCTGGCTGAAGCGACAGCTTTCGCCGAAGCAGCAGGCGGACATCATGGCGCTGGGCCTGCCGGGCATCGGCTTCCGCACCGAGACAAGGCGGTTCTACCCCGGCGGAGAAACCGCCTCGCATATCCTCGGCCTCGTCAACATTGACAACCAGGGCATTGCGGGACTGGAGAAATACATCGACAGCCAGGGGCTTGCCGACCTGCGCGAGCTCGGGCTCGCCACGTCGGGCAACCTCGCTCCCTTCCGCACCACGCTCGATATCCGCGTGCAGCACATCGTCCGGGACGAGGTGAAGAATGCGCTGGATCGCTACCATGCGATCGCGGCCGGCGCGGTCGTGCTCAACGCCAAGACCGGCGAGATCGTCGCGATGGCCTCGGTGCCGGACTTCAACCCAAACAATCCGGTCGGCGCGCACGACAAGGACAAGTTCAATCGCATGACGGCGGGCACGTTCGAGATGGGCTCGACCATCAAGAGCTTCACGACCGCGATGGCGCTCGATTCCGGCAAGGTGAACCTGCAGAGCCGCTTCGACGCGACGCGCCCTATCACCATCGGCCGGCAGACGATCCGCGACTTCCACGGCAAGGGCAGGGTTCTCACCGTGCCGGAAGTGTTCATTTACTCCTCCAACATCGGCTCCGCGCGCGAGGCCGACGTGGTCGGTGTCGAGGGACACCGCGAGTTCCTTCACCGCATGGGCCTGCTCGACCGCATGACGATCGAGCTGCCCGAGGTCGCCAGGCCGTCCGAGCCGAAGGTCTGGAAGAAGGTGCATTCGATCACGGCGGCGTTCGGGCACGGCTTCTCCACCACGCCGCTGCAGACCGCCGTCGGCGCGGCCGCGCTGATGAACGGCGGCTACCTGATGAACCCGACCCTCCTGCCGCGGACGGAGGAACAGGCCAAGGCCGGCGCCACCAAGGTGGTGAACGACAAGACTTCCGCCGACATGCGCTATCTCTATCTCCTGAACGCGACCGCCCCGGGCGGCTCGGGCAAGCGCGCCACCGTTCCCGGCTATCGGGTCGGCGGCAAGACGGGCACCGCCGAGAAGGTGGTCAACGGACGCTACTCGACAAACGTCCGCTTCAACGCCTTCGTCGCGGCGTTCCCGATGGACGATCCGCAATACATCGTGCTGTCGATCGTGGACGAGCCGAAGCCGGAAAAGCCCGGCATGGGCGCCACAGCAGGCCTCAACGCGGCCCCGATCGTCTCCAACATCATCCGCCGCTCGGCGTCACTGCTTGGCGTGAAGCCCGAATTCGGTCAAACAAATG
- the rsmH gene encoding 16S rRNA (cytosine(1402)-N(4))-methyltransferase RsmH, which produces MMADPGVSDAGGGPVRHIPVLLDEVLAALQAGPRMLVVDGTFGAGSYTRAILDAGADVVAIDRDPNAIADGRALEAASAGRLRLVHGPFSRLDEHAGQPVDAVVLDIGVSSMQIDEAERGFSFRHDGPLDMRMAQRGVTAADVVNTYKPGDLARVFGFLGEERHAGRIARMIEKRRASKPFATTLDLAQAIETLVGRNPKDRIHPATRVFQALRIHVNDELGELSRALMAAERALRPGGRLAVVTFHSLEDRIVKRFLADRSSQGGGSRHLPQAQLIPATFEKPAQVVAASDVEAERNPRARSAKLRSAVRTDAAPRREDVSLFGLPDLPDIRQPDER; this is translated from the coding sequence ATGATGGCGGACCCCGGCGTTTCCGACGCCGGTGGCGGACCGGTCCGCCACATTCCGGTGCTTCTCGACGAGGTGCTGGCAGCGCTCCAGGCTGGCCCACGTATGCTCGTGGTCGACGGAACCTTCGGCGCGGGCAGTTACACCAGAGCCATCCTCGATGCCGGCGCCGACGTTGTGGCGATCGACCGCGATCCCAACGCGATCGCCGACGGCCGCGCGCTTGAGGCCGCCTCGGCCGGGCGGCTCAGGCTGGTGCACGGGCCGTTCTCGCGCCTCGACGAACATGCGGGCCAGCCGGTGGATGCCGTCGTGCTCGACATCGGCGTATCCTCGATGCAGATCGATGAGGCCGAGCGCGGCTTCTCGTTCCGTCACGACGGCCCGCTCGACATGCGCATGGCGCAGCGCGGCGTAACCGCCGCTGATGTGGTCAACACCTACAAGCCGGGCGACCTCGCCCGCGTGTTCGGCTTCCTCGGCGAGGAGCGGCATGCCGGCCGCATCGCCCGCATGATCGAAAAGCGGCGGGCGTCGAAGCCGTTCGCGACGACGCTCGACCTGGCGCAGGCAATCGAGACCCTCGTCGGGCGCAATCCGAAGGATCGCATCCATCCGGCGACGCGCGTCTTCCAGGCGCTGCGCATCCACGTGAACGACGAGCTCGGCGAGCTTTCGCGTGCGCTTATGGCGGCCGAGCGGGCGCTGAGGCCCGGCGGGCGGCTCGCGGTCGTCACCTTCCATTCGCTCGAGGATCGCATCGTCAAGCGCTTCCTCGCCGACCGCTCCTCGCAGGGCGGCGGCTCGCGCCACCTGCCGCAGGCGCAGCTGATCCCGGCGACGTTCGAGAAGCCCGCACAGGTGGTCGCCGCGTCCGACGTCGAGGCCGAGCGCAACCCCCGCGCCCGTTCCGCCAAGCTGCGCAGCGCGGTGCGCACCGATGCAGCGCCGCGCCGCGAGGATGTTTCGCTGTTCGGGCTTCCCGATCTTCCCGACATTCGCCAGCCGGACGAGAGGTAG
- the mraZ gene encoding division/cell wall cluster transcriptional repressor MraZ, which translates to MDRFLSSAVNRIDAKGRVSVPGAFRALAAKRGYHELYALRALDEPALDVGGMDLLERYERQLEQTNPFLRTADDMSAYVHGEGTFLKLDGDGRITMSDFIREHTGITSEVGFLGRGQFFQIWEPERMRQHLAQVRARLTSLRQAAQAGSPGASE; encoded by the coding sequence ATGGATCGTTTTTTGTCGAGCGCGGTGAACAGGATCGATGCCAAGGGACGGGTCTCCGTTCCCGGCGCCTTCCGCGCGCTCGCGGCGAAGCGCGGCTATCACGAGCTCTACGCTCTGCGGGCGCTGGACGAGCCGGCGCTGGATGTCGGCGGAATGGATCTCCTGGAGCGCTACGAGCGGCAGCTCGAACAGACGAACCCGTTCCTGCGGACTGCGGACGACATGTCCGCCTATGTGCACGGGGAAGGGACCTTCCTGAAGCTGGACGGGGACGGGCGTATCACGATGAGCGATTTCATCCGCGAGCATACGGGGATCACCTCGGAGGTCGGCTTCCTCGGGCGCGGACAGTTCTTTCAGATCTGGGAGCCGGAGCGCATGCGCCAGCATCTGGCACAGGTAAGGGCCCGGCTCACCTCTCTTCGGCAGGCCGCGCAGGCGGGCTCGCCCGGAGCCTCGGAATGA
- a CDS encoding lytic transglycosylase domain-containing protein gives MMKVTIAAAFAASMMSFAVSAQEAPGNSYTSSQVAASAKEKSRKGEVTRGVASAPVGRGRMSAVVPHQEASAAKKVASDRKGRTVVSFDDRGLASLPEVDGQTTGAIPAGKRPELVAKARKGETVTGGRASGSYGDIIARYASTYGVPVSLAHAVIRVESNYRVNARGSAGEVGLMQIKPSTARGLGYSGSLKGLYNPETNIKYGMKYLGMAHKLGGGTTCGTILKYNAGHGAKRMNPVSAAYCSKVKRHLSS, from the coding sequence ATGATGAAGGTGACCATTGCGGCAGCTTTTGCTGCCAGCATGATGAGTTTTGCTGTGTCTGCCCAGGAGGCGCCGGGAAATTCGTATACGAGCTCTCAGGTCGCGGCCTCCGCCAAGGAGAAGTCGCGGAAAGGTGAAGTGACGCGCGGCGTAGCCAGCGCGCCCGTGGGGCGTGGCCGCATGTCGGCAGTCGTTCCGCATCAGGAGGCTTCCGCCGCGAAGAAGGTCGCGTCCGACCGCAAGGGCCGCACCGTTGTCAGTTTCGACGATCGCGGCCTGGCCTCCCTACCCGAGGTCGATGGGCAGACGACGGGCGCGATCCCGGCCGGCAAGCGGCCCGAACTTGTCGCCAAGGCGCGGAAGGGAGAGACGGTCACCGGCGGCCGCGCATCGGGCAGCTACGGCGACATCATCGCCCGCTACGCATCGACCTACGGCGTGCCGGTGTCGCTCGCTCATGCCGTGATCCGCGTGGAGAGCAACTATCGCGTCAACGCCCGCGGCAGCGCCGGCGAGGTCGGGCTGATGCAGATCAAGCCGTCGACGGCGCGCGGCCTCGGTTACTCCGGCTCGCTGAAGGGACTCTACAATCCCGAGACCAACATCAAATACGGGATGAAATATCTCGGTATGGCGCACAAGCTCGGCGGCGGGACGACCTGCGGGACGATCCTGAAATACAATGCCGGCCACGGCGCCAAGCGCATGAACCCGGTGTCGGCCGCCTATTGCTCGAAGGTGAAGCGTCATCTGAGCAGTTGA
- a CDS encoding N-acetylmuramoyl-L-alanine amidase: MSGFVADFVGAEVRVSPNFGPRRDVSRADMIILHYTGMETGAAAEEWLCNPASEVSSHYLVHEDGRVVQMVREADRAWHAGRSSWQGATDINSRSIGIEVVNPGPLAGHPPFSDTQIEAVIALCRDISARLDVPAAQILAHSDVAPGRKIDPGPAFPWETLHAAGVGHMPGVVVAAAADPIAPGDEGARVECLQSMLNLYGYGIEITGCFDAPTKTVVEAFQLHFRRRKVDGVVDAETHALLTALVGELPELPLG, encoded by the coding sequence ATGAGCGGGTTCGTCGCCGATTTCGTGGGCGCGGAGGTGAGGGTTTCCCCGAACTTCGGCCCCCGGCGGGACGTCTCGCGCGCGGACATGATCATCCTTCATTACACCGGCATGGAGACGGGCGCGGCTGCGGAGGAATGGCTGTGCAATCCGGCCAGCGAGGTGTCCTCCCACTATCTGGTTCATGAGGACGGACGCGTCGTCCAGATGGTGCGGGAGGCAGATCGGGCTTGGCATGCCGGCCGAAGTTCCTGGCAGGGAGCCACCGACATCAACTCGCGCTCGATCGGCATCGAGGTCGTCAATCCAGGCCCGCTCGCCGGCCATCCGCCATTTTCCGACACCCAGATCGAGGCGGTCATCGCGCTCTGCCGTGACATTTCCGCCCGTCTCGACGTTCCGGCCGCGCAAATTCTCGCCCATTCCGATGTTGCCCCCGGACGAAAAATCGACCCAGGCCCGGCGTTTCCCTGGGAGACGCTCCACGCCGCGGGAGTGGGGCATATGCCTGGGGTGGTTGTGGCCGCCGCCGCCGATCCGATCGCACCAGGTGACGAGGGTGCGCGGGTGGAATGCCTTCAATCCATGCTCAACCTTTATGGCTATGGAATTGAAATCACTGGATGTTTCGATGCGCCCACGAAGACGGTCGTCGAGGCGTTCCAGCTGCATTTCCGTCGCCGCAAGGTCGACGGCGTCGTGGATGCGGAGACACACGCTTTGCTGACAGCGCTGGTCGGGGAGCTGCCCGAACTACCGCTGGGTTAG
- a CDS encoding DnaJ family molecular chaperone yields the protein MSIWSRLGDFVSRVSGTAFSGVIEALRTVFEGDPALRRKVAFSIAMIALSAKMAKADGIVTQDEVRAFQQIFSVPAEQVRNVARLYDLAKEDIAGFESYAARMAALFNEDADRAEVLEDILDGLFHIAKADGFVHEREVGFLRRTAEIFAFGEREFERILARHTLATGANPYQVLGVSTSASLDEVRRRYRTLVLQNHPDRLIARGMPEEFIAIATRRLAAINVAFEAIEQTLARV from the coding sequence ATGTCGATCTGGTCGCGCCTTGGCGATTTCGTCTCGAGGGTTTCGGGCACAGCCTTTTCGGGCGTGATCGAGGCCCTTCGCACCGTGTTCGAAGGCGACCCGGCGCTTCGCCGCAAGGTTGCTTTCTCCATCGCCATGATCGCGCTGTCGGCCAAGATGGCCAAGGCCGACGGAATCGTCACCCAGGACGAGGTGCGCGCCTTCCAGCAGATCTTCTCCGTCCCGGCGGAGCAGGTCCGCAACGTCGCGCGGCTCTACGATCTCGCAAAGGAGGACATCGCCGGCTTCGAGTCCTATGCGGCGAGAATGGCCGCGCTCTTCAACGAGGATGCCGACCGCGCCGAGGTGCTGGAGGATATCCTCGACGGCCTGTTCCACATCGCCAAGGCCGATGGTTTCGTGCATGAGCGCGAGGTCGGATTCCTGAGGCGCACAGCGGAGATCTTCGCTTTCGGCGAGCGCGAGTTCGAGCGCATCCTGGCGCGACACACGCTCGCCACAGGCGCCAATCCCTACCAGGTGCTCGGCGTGTCGACATCGGCGTCGCTGGACGAGGTGCGGCGGCGCTACCGGACGCTGGTATTGCAGAATCATCCCGACCGGCTGATCGCACGGGGCATGCCGGAGGAATTCATCGCCATCGCAACGCGGCGGCTCGCCGCGATCAATGTCGCGTTCGAGGCGATCGAACAGACGCTCGCACGGGTATGA
- a CDS encoding winged helix DNA-binding protein, whose product MTAGKQTIGPVVSAAHLADGALPPLSEVEFALTIVSNAFQRWMVRGMAAAGVPGLTPIEVLILHAVNHRDREKTLADLCMMFNIEDTHIVAYALKKLEGLGLVAGGRRGKERTAKVTPAGAETCRRYRDIREALLVDSVQRLNFDGGELSAIAALMRALSGQYDQAARAASSM is encoded by the coding sequence ATGACAGCAGGCAAGCAGACAATCGGTCCCGTTGTTTCGGCGGCGCATCTCGCGGATGGCGCGCTGCCGCCGCTCTCCGAGGTCGAATTTGCGCTGACCATCGTCTCCAACGCGTTCCAGCGCTGGATGGTCCGCGGCATGGCCGCTGCCGGCGTGCCGGGACTGACGCCGATCGAGGTCTTGATCCTGCACGCTGTCAACCATCGCGACCGCGAGAAGACGCTCGCGGACCTGTGCATGATGTTCAACATCGAGGACACCCACATCGTCGCCTATGCGCTGAAGAAGCTCGAGGGCCTCGGCCTCGTCGCCGGCGGCAGGCGGGGCAAAGAGCGGACGGCCAAGGTCACGCCGGCCGGCGCCGAGACCTGCCGCCGCTACCGCGACATCCGCGAGGCGCTTCTGGTCGACAGCGTCCAGCGGCTCAATTTCGACGGCGGCGAACTCTCCGCGATTGCGGCGCTGATGCGCGCGCTGTCCGGGCAGTATGACCAGGCTGCCCGCGCCGCCTCCAGCATGTGA
- a CDS encoding hydantoinase B/oxoprolinase family protein — protein MQESWDFWIDRGGTFTDVIGRAPDGSLHPRKLLSENPEAYRDAAVQGIRDLLGLKPGEAIPAGLIGDVKMGTTVATNALLERKGDRVLLLVTKGFRDALRIAYQARPDIFAKQIILPEQLYERVVEVPERVRVDGTLETALDLDAVRDEVAAAKADGIDAVAIVFMHAWKYPNHESRAEALCHDIGFSQISVSHKVSPLIKLVGRGDTAVVDAYLSPILSRYVQRVAGELGTTSISLLEGEIGQPQSPRLMFMMSSGGLTAADMFQGKDALLSGPAGGVVGMVETARLAGFDRVIGFDMGGTSTDVAHYDGEYERAFDTEVAGVRVRAPMMRIHTVAAGGGSILHYADGRFQAGPDSAGANPGPACYRRGGPLAVTDANVMLGKLQPDFFPAIFGPDQNEPLDTDVVRAKFADLAARIGDGRTPEAVAEGFITIAVENMANAIKKISVQRGYDVTEYLLNCFGGAGGQHACLVADALGMEAVLVHPFSGLLSAYGIGLASVFASRQQALIKPLTQDSVAEIDALIGSLGEMVFEELRAQGVPDDAIAWRPVLMIRYDGTDTALPINFAERSVEKARADFEVAHKAQFGFVYDNKPMIVESIDLQGHDGRVAGRDETAREIVDETLAARLTRPVFAEGEWRDAGIFRRDELKPGNRVAGPALMIESHQTIVIEPGWQAEITAQDHVLLRRTIKKRRKAALGTEADPVMLEVFNNLFMAIAEQMGVTLQNTAYSVNIKERLDFSCAVFDRTGALVANAPHMPVHLGSMDRSVETIIRLNEGDIHPGDVFALNAPYNGGTHLPDITVVTPVFDPAGEEILFFTASRGHHADVGGTAPGSMTPLATTVDEEGALFDNFRIVDRGRFREKELHTLLTDHPYPARNPHQNIADLKAQIAANEKGVAELRKMVEHFGLDVVEAYMGHVQDNAAESVRRVLLSLPDESTYDYPTDTGQTIKVRITVDRDKREATVDFTGTSPVMKNNFNAPEPVARAAVLYAFRVMVEANIPMNAGCLRPINIIIPDGCMLRPTYPAAVVAGNVETSQHVTNAMFGAMGALANAQGTMNNLTYGNETYQYYETICSGSPAGRFNDGTGFHGTSGVHTHMTNSRLTDPEILELRFPVLLEDFHIRKESGGKGNWNAGDGTRRTIRFLETMECAILSSHRGAPPRGVAGGGDGQVGKTEVRRLDGRIETLRACDQTVLEAGEAVIVTTPTPGGFGSV, from the coding sequence ATGCAGGAGAGCTGGGATTTCTGGATCGACCGCGGCGGCACGTTCACCGACGTCATCGGCCGGGCGCCCGACGGCTCGCTGCACCCGCGCAAGCTGCTGTCCGAGAACCCCGAGGCCTATCGCGACGCCGCCGTGCAGGGCATCCGCGACCTGCTTGGTCTGAAGCCCGGAGAAGCGATCCCCGCCGGCTTGATCGGCGACGTCAAGATGGGCACGACGGTCGCCACCAACGCGCTTCTGGAGCGCAAGGGCGACCGCGTGCTCCTGCTCGTCACCAAGGGCTTCCGCGACGCGCTGCGCATCGCCTACCAGGCCAGGCCCGACATCTTCGCCAAGCAGATCATCCTGCCCGAGCAGCTCTACGAGCGCGTCGTCGAGGTGCCCGAGCGGGTGCGCGTCGACGGGACACTGGAAACAGCGCTCGATCTCGATGCGGTACGCGACGAGGTCGCCGCCGCGAAAGCCGACGGCATCGACGCCGTCGCCATCGTCTTCATGCATGCGTGGAAATATCCCAACCACGAAAGCCGCGCCGAGGCGCTCTGCCACGACATCGGCTTCAGCCAGATATCGGTCAGCCACAAGGTCTCGCCGCTGATCAAGCTGGTCGGCCGGGGCGATACGGCCGTCGTCGACGCCTACCTGTCGCCGATCCTGTCGCGCTACGTGCAGAGGGTGGCGGGGGAGCTTGGCACGACGTCAATCTCCCTCCTTGAGGGGGAGATTGGCCAACCACAATCCCCTCGCCTCATGTTCATGATGTCCTCCGGCGGCCTGACCGCCGCCGACATGTTCCAGGGCAAGGACGCGCTGTTGTCCGGCCCGGCTGGCGGTGTGGTCGGCATGGTCGAGACGGCCAGGCTCGCCGGCTTCGACAGGGTCATCGGCTTCGACATGGGCGGCACCTCGACCGACGTCGCGCATTACGACGGCGAGTATGAGCGCGCCTTCGACACCGAGGTGGCGGGCGTCAGGGTGCGCGCGCCGATGATGCGCATCCATACGGTTGCAGCCGGTGGCGGCTCGATCCTCCACTATGCCGACGGGCGCTTCCAGGCAGGCCCGGATTCGGCCGGCGCCAATCCCGGCCCTGCCTGCTATCGCCGCGGCGGCCCGCTCGCCGTCACCGACGCCAACGTCATGCTCGGCAAGCTGCAGCCGGATTTCTTTCCGGCGATCTTCGGCCCGGACCAGAACGAACCGCTCGACACGGACGTGGTGCGGGCGAAGTTCGCCGACCTGGCCGCCAGAATCGGCGACGGCCGCACGCCGGAAGCGGTGGCCGAGGGCTTCATCACCATCGCGGTCGAGAACATGGCGAACGCGATCAAGAAGATCTCGGTCCAGCGCGGCTACGACGTCACCGAATATCTGCTCAACTGCTTCGGCGGCGCGGGTGGCCAGCACGCCTGCCTTGTCGCGGATGCGCTCGGCATGGAGGCAGTGCTGGTGCATCCATTCTCCGGCCTGCTGTCAGCCTACGGCATCGGCCTCGCCTCCGTGTTCGCCTCGCGCCAGCAGGCGCTGATCAAGCCACTGACGCAGGACTCGGTGGCGGAGATCGATGCGCTTATCGGGAGCCTCGGCGAGATGGTGTTCGAGGAACTGCGGGCGCAGGGCGTCCCGGACGACGCCATCGCTTGGCGGCCCGTCCTAATGATCCGCTACGACGGCACCGACACCGCGCTGCCGATCAACTTCGCGGAGCGCTCGGTCGAGAAGGCCCGCGCCGACTTCGAGGTGGCGCACAAGGCGCAGTTCGGCTTCGTCTACGACAACAAGCCGATGATCGTGGAATCGATCGACCTGCAGGGGCATGATGGCCGCGTGGCCGGCCGGGACGAGACCGCGCGCGAGATCGTGGACGAGACCCTCGCCGCCCGCCTCACCCGGCCGGTCTTCGCGGAAGGCGAATGGCGCGACGCCGGCATCTTCCGCCGCGACGAGCTGAAACCCGGCAACCGCGTCGCCGGGCCGGCGCTGATGATCGAGAGCCACCAGACCATCGTGATCGAGCCCGGCTGGCAGGCCGAGATCACCGCGCAGGACCACGTGCTCCTGCGGCGCACGATCAAAAAGCGCCGCAAGGCCGCACTCGGCACCGAGGCCGATCCGGTGATGCTGGAAGTGTTCAACAACCTGTTCATGGCAATCGCCGAGCAGATGGGCGTCACGCTCCAGAACACCGCCTATTCGGTGAACATCAAGGAGCGGCTCGACTTCTCCTGCGCCGTGTTCGACCGCACGGGCGCTCTGGTGGCGAACGCGCCCCACATGCCGGTGCACCTCGGCTCGATGGACCGCTCGGTCGAGACGATCATCCGGCTGAACGAGGGCGACATCCATCCGGGCGACGTCTTCGCGCTGAACGCGCCCTACAATGGCGGCACGCACCTGCCCGACATCACGGTGGTGACGCCGGTGTTCGACCCGGCCGGCGAGGAGATCCTCTTCTTTACCGCCTCGCGCGGCCACCACGCCGACGTCGGCGGCACAGCCCCCGGCTCCATGACGCCGCTCGCCACGACCGTGGACGAGGAAGGCGCGTTGTTCGACAATTTCCGCATCGTCGACCGCGGCCGCTTCCGCGAGAAGGAGCTGCACACCCTCCTGACAGACCACCCTTACCCGGCCCGCAATCCGCATCAGAACATCGCCGACCTGAAGGCCCAGATCGCCGCCAACGAGAAGGGCGTGGCGGAGCTGCGCAAGATGGTCGAGCATTTCGGGCTCGACGTGGTGGAGGCCTATATGGGCCATGTGCAGGACAATGCCGCCGAGAGCGTGCGCCGCGTGCTGCTGTCGCTGCCGGACGAGTCGACCTACGACTATCCGACGGACACCGGCCAGACGATCAAAGTGAGGATCACGGTCGACCGCGACAAGCGCGAGGCGACAGTTGACTTCACCGGCACCTCGCCGGTGATGAAGAACAACTTCAACGCACCGGAGCCGGTCGCGCGCGCGGCCGTGCTTTACGCCTTCCGCGTCATGGTCGAGGCCAACATCCCGATGAATGCCGGGTGCCTGCGGCCGATCAACATCATCATCCCTGATGGCTGCATGCTGCGCCCGACCTACCCGGCCGCCGTGGTGGCCGGCAATGTCGAGACCTCGCAGCACGTCACCAATGCGATGTTCGGCGCCATGGGCGCGCTGGCCAATGCGCAAGGGACGATGAACAACCTGACCTACGGCAACGAGACGTATCAATATTACGAGACGATCTGCTCCGGCTCGCCGGCCGGCCGCTTCAACGACGGCACGGGCTTCCACGGCACGTCGGGCGTGCACACGCATATGACGAATTCTCGTCTGACCGACCCGGAAATCCTCGAACTGCGCTTCCCGGTCCTGCTGGAGGACTTCCACATCCGCAAGGAGTCCGGCGGCAAGGGCAACTGGAACGCCGGCGACGGCACCAGGCGCACCATCCGCTTCCTGGAGACGATGGAATGCGCGATCCTCTCCTCGCACCGCGGCGCGCCCCCACGTGGCGTGGCGGGCGGCGGCGACGGCCAGGTCGGCAAGACAGAGGTTCGGCGCCTCGACGGCCGGATCGAAACGCTGCGCGCCTGCGACCAGACGGTGCTGGAAGCCGGCGAGGCCGTCATCGTCACCACGCCGACGCCGGGGGGATTTGGATCAGTTTGA
- a CDS encoding cupin domain-containing protein encodes MVRRDFDPATVTPDGRPPAKARLFDGTQVGPYRGSVNGEALGAAVTVLTYGNDEPGLGPVLHIHPYDEVFVITQGRARFFVGDQVIDAAAGDTVLGPAGVPHRFVNLGPGRLQTIDIHHSPRWIQTNLE; translated from the coding sequence ATGGTTCGACGCGACTTCGACCCCGCGACCGTCACGCCCGACGGTCGCCCGCCCGCCAAGGCGCGCCTGTTTGACGGCACGCAGGTCGGTCCGTATCGCGGTTCGGTGAACGGCGAGGCCCTCGGCGCGGCAGTGACCGTGTTGACCTATGGCAATGACGAACCGGGCCTCGGTCCGGTCCTTCACATCCACCCTTATGACGAGGTGTTCGTCATCACGCAGGGCCGGGCCCGCTTCTTCGTCGGCGACCAGGTGATCGACGCCGCGGCCGGCGATACGGTGCTCGGGCCCGCCGGCGTGCCGCACCGCTTCGTCAACCTCGGCCCGGGGCGGTTGCAGACGATCGATATCCACCACTCGCCGAGGTGGATCCAGACCAATCTGGAGTAG
- a CDS encoding SRPBCC domain-containing protein: MSRLSLKIEGDTHVVVTRRFAAAPKAVFRAHTEAELMQKWMLGPEGWTMPVCISEPKPGGRIRCEWSDGKGGGFYLTGEYIAVEPYSRTVHVERMFLPDPTPDNHVETDFKADGQGTLLTMRMTLPDAEARAAMLASGMEHGMEASYARMEEMLAGAPA; this comes from the coding sequence ATGAGCAGACTGAGTTTAAAGATCGAGGGCGACACCCATGTCGTCGTCACCCGCCGCTTCGCAGCCGCGCCGAAGGCCGTGTTCCGGGCACACACCGAGGCAGAGTTGATGCAGAAATGGATGCTCGGGCCGGAGGGCTGGACCATGCCGGTCTGCATCAGCGAGCCGAAGCCTGGCGGGAGGATCCGCTGCGAGTGGAGCGACGGCAAGGGCGGCGGCTTTTACCTGACCGGCGAATACATCGCCGTCGAGCCCTACAGCCGCACCGTCCATGTCGAGCGGATGTTCCTGCCCGACCCGACCCCCGACAACCATGTAGAGACCGACTTCAAGGCCGACGGACAGGGCACCCTGCTCACCATGCGTATGACACTGCCCGATGCCGAAGCCCGAGCCGCGATGCTCGCCTCCGGCATGGAACACGGCATGGAGGCAAGCTATGCGCGGATGGAGGAGATGCTGGCGGGCGCCCCGGCGTAG